Genomic DNA from Solanum pennellii chromosome 3, SPENNV200:
cttcaaatttatttaactgcaTGTTTGTTAAACCCTAAGTATAAAGATTTAGGTGCATCAAGAATGgttgaaaaaatgtattttaacttagatattaatgatgtattagaagaaatttctagttgtcaacaagttaaagatagcataaaaattgaagctagaaaattgtatgatttatataatgctaatataaatttatcaagtgaaaatgaaCCTGAAAGCTCTAGGGttagatttgatgaaaataatattgatgattatttacaggattatcttgaactttctcaCGATAATagaattgattttgatgtctatattaatcaaaatacagAACCTACTGAAGATATTCTCCAATGGTGGAGAGATCGCGGCAaaggatttccaaaactagtACCGATGGTTCGAGATATATTAGCAATGCAAGCGTCGTCGGTAGCTTCGTAAGGCATTCTTAGTGCAGCAAGGCTTCAACTTGGAGAACATAGGCATTCACTAGCAGCCGACAGCTTGGAGATATCGGTATTATTTCGAGATTGGATTAATGCcgagagaagaaatttgggtcgtgaaccactaccgaccaaatttcaagatgacGTTGATAAAGTAATGCAGGATTATAGTGACGACGGGattgaagcaatggaagatCTTGCTATTCAACTTATTCCCGAACATGTTACtaaagaaatgttgaatgatttacGAAGGGATTTATACGGTGGCACCAACTATTAGTAAAAAAGTATGATAATTCGAGATTTAattcaaactaatatttttgtaaatgtaattgtaatatcaaataaatattaataaaaatataggttATTcgccttaatttgttttttaatattgttgtattaaatttaatttttaatatagtcaatttttaattttataactttaaagtttaaattcaaaaatttcaaactttaagagtttgaaatttaaattttataactttaaaatttgaatttaaaattttcaaactttaaaagtttgaatttaaaattttcaaactttaaaagtttgaatttaaaaatttcaaactttaaaagtttgaatttaaaaatttaaagtttgaaaatttaaatttgaaattttgaaattttgaaaattttaaattaaaactttaaagtaaaaatttcaaaatttcaaaatttaagagtttgaaatttaaattttataactttaaagttaaaaaaattttaattttttttaacttttaaagtttgaaatttaaatttttaattgctaaattattataataaaaattatattcaattaaaaaaattaaatttttatttattttttttaattaccgGTCCATCCCGGTTACCGGTCCGGTATACTACCGGTTCCCTTCCTGACCGGGATGGAACAGTACTATTTTTACCGGTTTCACGGACCGGTTCCGAAAGTTACCGGTTCGCACAATACCGGTTCCTTATCGGTTCAGGTAATTACCGAACTGGTTCTCCCGGTTCCGGTACCGCTGCCAGCCTTAGTCCTTaccacatgacatttatatgaaaatgaaaagatattgagactcataaacacctactccgacccataaatcaaccaccttttaaataaattatccgatcaattttcaataattttgtttgatttttttttataaattctgAAACTAAGTAATTgacaaataattatattaaccttaaattcaatttaaaaacttgttaaaaaatttatttttttcgataaatcgCGAAATGAGTAAactgattaataaaaaatatgaaaaaaatataaaattaatctcaaaaattaaaaaataaatacagtaactttaaattcaacaatttcaacatttttttaatttttatttttttcggcaaatcccaaaaatgagtttattaacaaaaaatattttaaaaagatacgcaaacaattcacaaataaaaatagaaaaatataaaaaaaaatataaagtaaaaaattgttgaaattattgaattaaaggttactatatttatttgtgaattttgacgtaaattttttaattttttttatatttttctctttttattaataaattactcattttcgagatttgctaaaaaatttaaaaataaaatgtagaaTGAAATGTTACTATATTCATTTGTGAACTTTTGGcattaagttatatttttttcatacttttcatattttttattaatcaattactcatttttgagatttatcaaaaaaataaaaaatttaacaaaatatagaaatgttaaatttaaggttattatatttatttgtgaatttttggcgttaattttatatttttttcatattttttattaatcagtTACTTTTTTCGGAATTtaccgaaaaaataaaaattaaacaaaattgttaaaaatgggGACGGATGGTGATTTAAAAGGAGTTGATTCATGGGTcggattaggtgtttatgagtctgaatatcttttcattttcatataaatatcatgtgataaggtcaaaatgacatgatAATTTCATATGGCATTTgcagaaatgaaaaatgagttggatatatCCAACATGACAAGTAACGCCCATAAAggcatatttggaccaaaagttggaTGGTGAGGACATGaatgaaccaaactttaaacggagggtatatctagaccttttcaaataatttagaggcatatttgaccttttttcctttaaattaattagatgactttttaagtaaaatatgaTTAGTTGAGTGATTTCCTAAGTGGAATATCAATAATTGAACTTTTAATTGGTAaaacaaagttgagtgactttttaagtaaaatattcaaagttgagtgactttctaagTAAACTAATCAAAATTGAGTGACCATATGAGATATTAACTCGCTAAATAGGAGAACCAAACTAAGTTTGAAACCTATTTTCTCGTGTTCGAACCTATATTGAATCTCTAATTAAATTTGAGTTCGCTCTGCAGAGTCCATTTGAACGAcgtttttaatataatttttttatacttaaGGCTCGAATTAAAACCTTTGATTAAGAATGAAACACTTTTATCAGTGCATCACACAGCACATCTCGAATGGAGACATCTTTCACCAGTGCATTACATAGCACGGCTCAAATCGAAACATCTGATTAAGGACGAACACCCATGCCGGTTAAACAACAAGACTAAAATGGAGGCTATCAAATTTTTCAATTGATTGAAGCAAGCTTGCTTCTGGTctaaactatttaattttaaaaaatttgtaacatgataaaaacttgatttttttgagaatattatggataaaaatataaatatatcaaagtTTAGCAAGAACAAAACTTAATTCTATACGTATGCAGATGATGACATCAAGATATTTTAGGTGTGCATCGACAAGGAGTTTTACTCTGATGTAAAACAGAgctatgaaagaaaaaaagagagattatatcaaaatccataaattatatatatcaatCACCAAAATTTACATCATACATGACAATAATCATGGCTAGACGaagaataaatgaaattttcaaTCTAGGAAATTcagtaaaaacaaaaatcaacagGGAATAATAGTTTCAAAACAGTGAACGCCGTCGAATTCCAGCGCGAACCTCTGCCTCttctgctgctgctgctgccgCGAAGACGGCGGCGGTGATGCCTCTCCGGCCTTCTTCAGAACACCAGTTGAAGAAGTAGCGGCGGTCTTTTGATCTGATACAAGAGTTCCAACCCCTTGTTGTTCTGAAGAAGGCTTAGAAAAACTCAATTTCTGCCCAAAAAGTTCAGCAGAAAGCGCATCAAAGGAACTGAAAATTGACATCATCATCGTTTCCTCTAACTTGCAAATTACTAACAAATagcaagaaaattaagaaagtattgCTTTGTTGGATATGAGAAGTGTGTTTAtgttgaattaaattaaaacttgaGTTGTAAGAAGAGAAGTTGCAGAAGCAGAGTATATATAGGGGAAGTGGATTAAAGAATGATCTGGAAAGTAAAACGAAATTTCGAATACTGTTTCTCTAATTCGTTGAACTGGGTCAGCGAATCAACTTAACGCGTGTCAATTGGGtctacatttatattttttattttcaaacgaCCTAATATATATCTTCTGGATTTAACTGGAAATTACCTAATTCCAATAACAATCAcaattttagaaattaattaaaattaaattttacataattttaaaatacttaatattaTTCGAATTCACATGATGATTTAGAAGTTTtgaatctcataattttaggtgAAAAACAGAGAAggatgtattatttttttttaataggaCATTAGCTGTGGCGTAGCCACATACGAGGGCGTTCAATTAGACACCCTTCGTCAGAAAAAATtagcatatatataaataaataatatataaagtaattaaatattttacttttaaacaCTCTTAATATAACAAGTTGTTATTTCTGGataccttttaaaaaaaatttaacttaaaatgaaatgaagagtTGTGGATAAGCTCAAGGACCATTTCTATATTGGTGGGAGTTTGGGAGTGACGTGATCAATGAAATTGAGTTTGGAGCTtgttcaatttgaaaaaaactatttcaaaaataatatgatcTTTAAAGTAATacatttctaaaatataatgtttaatttttaagagatatttatttaaataatatcatCTTAAAATGATACATGGACTTTTTTATGGGTTCTTGTAGtcaaagttattgaattgaaaCAGCCATGATTGACTTTAAAGGAGTTTTGAGTCGATATCTTGACGTTGCTGTGTGTTAGCAAGTTGTGAATGAAGGAATCTTCTTCGACCGTGATTATTCGATATCTAGACGTCGGAATTTTTGACAAGGCgtataaaaattgtattattgaaaaagaaatagttacaaataatattgaaattaattatgtttaaattaatttttatacattatttaattttatgtaattaAAAATAACCTCCACATTCTTCTTTAGTTCTATACACTTTCGAAGCAATcatgttttgaaaaattgtaCCAATTAATGGATTAATGATACTAAAATTTAATACGTGCTTAAATACCTTCCGTGAAACACCTCCTAATTAATACAGAAACAATCTAATTAATATATGTGTTACTTTCAAACCAGGATATAATGTAACGTACGGGTAATTTGTAATCACCAAGAGTGCATATAAGGTAAGCAATCATGAAAGTGAATTTACGAAAGTGATATATTATTAGATGAACTAAGGGTAGTTATGATATTATTCCAAATGGTATATAGCTCTCATATGGTGTTTTACATACTAGCAATAAATCCTATGATGAATAGCAGTATCGACGCACCTTAATTGTAAATATTCGTTAATTTGCTTCATCTCACTAGCACATGTAACAAAGAGAAGAATCACCTAGCATTTTGTAGTTACTGAGATTTCAATCCTGACCTTCCATAGTTTGTTTTCATGGAAATGTGACATTAAGTTAGTCTCTGTGTAACAAACTCAAACACTATATAGCACAGAGTAATATTTAGAgattaaatttaatttctaattaacACATTCCATCGTGAATATTGATAAGAATTATAGCAACACAATAATGAGCAATTAGCAAATTAACCTtgtaagaaaattaaaacaCCTAAAGCCAAATATGTTGCATATTAAAATAGAAACTCCTAATCAAACAAGCTCAATCCCAAATCCTCGTCACTGTCCTCCTTCATCTCCTCctgcaaccacacaatcaagtaaatACGTCATAAATTGAGGCAGAGAGAATAATAAAaactatttaatatataaataacatttATGACAAATTTATTACCTTTTTCTCCTCAGCTGCGGGAGCAGCAGCAccaccaccacctccaccaACGGGGGAAGCAGCAACAGCCACTGCTGGACCGCCACCCGTCCCAACGGTCAAAATGAGATCTTCAATATCCCTCTTCTCAAATAGCTTGGCGAAAAGACTAGGCCAATAAGACTCCACTGAAATATTAGCTGCTTTCACCACCGTAGCAATCTTCTCTGCCTGAAATTACAATTAAAACATTATGTTAATTGaaacattattataaaattaaaattgattagcGGGTAATGAAAGATGATTATTTACAGTAATGGGAATTCCATCATCGAAGAGAAGTAAAGCAGCATAGGTACAACCAAGTTCCCCAACTGACATTTTTGCACAATTGATGAATTTGTTgattaagaataataaaaaagagattagaacaaaaaaaaaatatcagttTTGATTATAGAAAGTAAGTTAGTATTTAGAGGACCGTAAAACTAATAGATACGAAATATTAGGGTGGAGGGAGTACGTTACGGATTTCAGGTGCTACGGGTCTAACGGCTTTGCACACGAATAGCTACATTTTAAACATAGTGTTACCTTTTTTTACTATCttccatatttatttatttgttttgctacttggttacccaacttgTGGAAGTGTAGTGTCAAATTTAGCTAGATTATATTTGTATCCTTAGTTGAGAATATCAAGTGTTGATCATCTGTAAACTTTAGATCAAGCAAATGCGATGTAACTATTTTGCACGTAGTAGTAAAGCAAATGCCATTCACAAAAATGCAATCAATTAGTAGAATTAACGTATAAAACATTATTCCTAGTAATGATTATTTACTATTTCGATGAACTGAATCAAATGTTAGCTTAATTCAGTCGAAAATACTAACTTTGG
This window encodes:
- the LOC107013844 gene encoding uncharacterized protein LOC107013844, producing MMMSIFSSFDALSAELFGQKLSFSKPSSEQQGVGTLVSDQKTAATSSTGVLKKAGEASPPPSSRQQQQQKRQRFALEFDGVHCFETIIPC
- the LOC107014840 gene encoding 60S acidic ribosomal protein P1, giving the protein MSVGELGCTYAALLLFDDGIPITAEKIATVVKAANISVESYWPSLFAKLFEKRDIEDLILTVGTGGGPAVAVAASPVGGGGGGAAAPAAEEKKEEMKEDSDEDLGLSLFD